The window GATGATCTTGAACGAGCCCGGCTCAAGAATCTTCAGCCGCCGCGTCCCCTCGGAAGCGAACTCATCACGCCCGAGTATCTCCGCCAGCTCAAGCCCGGCCTCACGCTGAGGCGCTATCAGATTCACGCCATGGATGAGATTGCCAGGCACTTTGATGCCCAAGGCCTGCGGAAGTTCCTCCTGGAGATGGCGACGGGTACGGGCAAGACGCTGCTCTGTGCCGCGCTGATTCGCCGCTTTCTCATGACCCGCAATGCCGAACGCGTGCTGTTCATCGTGGATCGCATCGAGCTGGCGAAGCAGACCATCGAAGACTTTGCCGCCGTCTTGCCGGAGTTCAAGCCGGTGATCTACAAAACCGCTCGCCGGACCGGTGAGCTGCTGGGATCGTCCGTCGTGATCGCGACCATTCAATCGCTGCTGACCGATCGCCGCTATCGAGACGAGTTCACGCCCTTCTATTTCGATCTCGTCATCAACGATGAGGCGCATCGGTCCATCTATGGCGATGCCCGCGAAGTCGTGCAATTTTTCCAGGCCACGCGCATTGGTCTGACGGCCACGCCCAAGGCCTATCTCAAGAACGTCGATATTGAGAAATTGGCCGAGGAGAATCCCAAGGCGCTGGAGGCGCGTCAGTTGCGCGACACGTACCATTACTTCGGGTGCAAGCCGGGCTTCCCCACGTTTCGCTACGACATCATCGACGCTGTCAAAGATTCGGAAGGCCCGTTCCTCTGTCTGCCGAAGATTTTCGACCTCCGTTCCGATATCACGACTAAGGCGCTGGCTGAGTCCGGCTGGGCCGTCGTCGTCAACGAGAAGGAAGAGAGTTTTAAGATCCAGGATCTGGAAAAGAAGATCTTCACGCCGGCACGGAACCGGCTGATGTGCGAAGCCTTTCTGAAGGAGGCGCAGCAAGATCCGGCAGGGGCCATCGGCAAGTCCATCGTGTTTGCCGTGAATCAGGCACATGCCACCAACCTCACGAAGATCTTCAACGAGCTGCAGCCCGGCATCGCCTTGACCATCACCTCGCGCATCCCCGAGGCATCGGTGCTGGCGAAAGAGTTTCGTGACGGCAAACGGCACGAGCGCATTGCGGTGTCCGTGGACATGCTTTCAACCGGCTACAATTGCCGCGACGTGCTGAACATCGGCCTCTTTCGCCCGGTGTTCTCGCCGACGGAATATATTCAGATCAAAGGCCGGGGGACCCGTCGCTATACCTTCATGATCGGCCACACCGCTTATGAGAAGGCCTGTTTCTACCTCCTCGACTTTTGTGCCGTCGCGGAATACTTCGAGGACCAATACAATTACTCGGTCCCATTGAAGGCTCCGCGCGAAAAGAAATCCCCGGCCTCAACGGATTCGTATGCCCAGGGCGATGGCGGCAACAGTGTGGCGGCAGAAGCTCAACCGGATCTTCCTCGGGGGGAACGGCCGCAGCGCGAGATCCCGACCTGGGAGGGGATCGACACCCTCGTGAGTCAGGAGGTGCGGATCGTCGGCCCCAATGGCGAAAAGGTCGATGTCATGACCTTCCGTGGCGGCTACGAGCGGGATATCAAAGAATTCGTTGCGCAGACGCCTGCGCTGCAAGACGCCGTAGAAGCTGAGGACGACGACGCCATCGAAGCCATTCTCAATGAGCGGTTTTACCATCGCCCGGAGATGTATTATTCGCCGGACAAGCTGATCGTCTCCTATGGCGTGCCGGCGACGACACCGGCTTTTGTCTATCATGCGCTCGGGCGCAAGCCGCTCCCCACGCGCGACGCCATCGTGACGGACACGGTCGATTCCATCGCCGCCCGGTTCAACCTCCGGTACAGTGAGCAGAAGTGGGTCGATGCCACCGCGCAATTGCTGGCCGAAGATCCTGCGGCGCTTCGCCGCTTTCTGGCAGGAGACATGACGCTGTTCACGGCGAGTCAGTTCAACCAGTTGGGCGGCGTCTCCGCGCTCGCCCGATTTGAGGATCGAGAGCAAGTCTTCGACGCCTTGCGCCAGTCCACGCTCGTCCGGCAAAGTGCATTGGGCGGCTCACAATTGCCCACTAGCCCTCCTCAGTGAATGGCTCAACTGAACGGATGAGCATATGACTCACATGGTACAGCCACCACCATTGTCCCCGCCATTCGACGACAAGCTCATCGACGAGTTTCTCCAATGGCCGGAGAATAGCCAATTTGAATGCAAGCGATTGGCGGGGAAGTTGACCTCAGTCCTCGAATCCATTGTGGCTCTCGCTAACAGCGAGGGGGGTATCATTGCTTTGGGGTTCGAAGATCCCGATAAGGCAAAGGGCCGTGACCGCGTCTATGGTATCCAGGAAAATCCAAACAATTGGGATGAACTTCGGCGACACCTTCAGTCGCGCATTACTGAGCCCAATCTGCTCCCCTGTTCGCCCGTCGAGATAGGCTGCACACTCCGTGATGGAGCTAGGGGATCGGTCGTGTTCTTAAAAATCGAGAAGAGTAACCGCATCCATTCGATTGTGGATGACGGCACATGGGTTCGTCTCGAAAAGGGCAATAAAGAACTAACGGCGAATGAGATCAATGATCTGTGTTTTTCGCGCGGCACGATTTCTGTTGAAGCCCAGTTAGAACCGATCGAGATCGAGTTACTCGATACCGACTACTGGAAACAGTATGCACAGCACCGTCGTCTTACGCGTCCCATCGCCGAGGCGTTGCGCCACATCGGTCTGGCTAGGCCAGATGCACAGGGGACATTGCGCCCAAGCCGTGCTGCCGTGCTGTTGTTTGCCGAGGAGCCGTCTGGCCTGCTCAGCGGCAAAGCCGCTGTTCGTGTGTTCCATTATCGCGGCAACCGTGTTCAGACTGATCCACACACCAACTTGCTCAAGCCGCCGCGAACGATCTCTGGTCCGATCATTCGTCAGATTCAAGACGCCACCGATTATGTGGTGAGTGAATTGGCTTCAGGCGTGCAAATGGGGCCCCTCGGGTTCGACATCGTCCAGAGCTATCCTGTCCGTGTCATCAAAGAGGCCATCACGAATGCCCTTATCCACCGAGACTATCGTCTGTCCGCCGATGTGCACATCCGGATCTTTTCCGATCGCATCGAGGTAGAAAGCCCTGGATTACTGGTCGGTCCGGTCACCGCTGCGAACATCGGCACCATCGGCACGCATGCCCGCAACCCCGTCTTAGTTAACCATCTCCGTGACTTTCCCACGCCACCGAATCTCGATGCTGGCGAGGGGGTCCGCATGATGTTCGGCACCATGCAGGCCGTCGGGCTATACCCGCCGCTCTACTTGACTCGTCCGCATGTTCAGCGTGAAGCGGTTATTGTTTTTCTACTGAACGAGCATCGGCCGACTGCCTGGGAACAGGTGAGCCGACACATTGACCAGCATGGTTCTATCGGCAATACCGAAGTTCGTGCGGCGATGGAAACAGACGATGTGCTGACAGCTTCAAAGCAGATTAAGAAGTGGCTTGACCAGGGTCTGTTGATTATTCTCAACCCCGCAGTGGGGACTCGCGCCCGGCGATATAGCAAACCGAATATGCCTCCTCCAATCCAGTTGTTTTCCTCCCTCGAAGGAAAACAACGAAAGGGGAAGGCGTAAGGCTAGGCAATTCAATAACTTGCAAAACCGTTGTTATCCAAAAGTCTCCCAATAAGCCATAAGCCGACCAAAGAAGGGTTCTAGAACTCCATGCGCACGCCTCCTGTACAGTCTGACTCCGTTGCCGCCCAGGCCCTTGCCGCGCCGTCGAATTTCTTTTCCTCCGGCCTCCGGCAGAAGGTCGATCAGCTCATGAACATCCTTTGGGCCGGGGGCGTGAACAATCCGATGGATTCCATCGAGCAGATTTCCTATCTGCTGTTCCTGCGATTGCTGACGGAGAAGGACAACGTCCTCGCCAGTCTCGACAAGAAATATGTCTGCATCTTCTCCGGCAAGTGGGCCAAATACGCCTGGGGCAACTTCGTCACGCTGGCCGGCAATGATCTCTTCACCGCCGTCCGCGATGCCATTGAAAAGCTGCATGAACTCCAGGGCTTGACCGACACCGGCAAGCTGCTCTTCAGCCGCGCCACCCTCAAGATCTACGACCGCCCAACCCTCCGCGCCGTGGTGCAAGCTATCCACGGGATGGACCTGTCCGCCCATGACGGCCACGACCTGAAGGGGGACATGTATGAGTATTTGCTGAGCAAACTGTCGGCCTCCGGCACCAACGGACAGTTTCGCACGCCGCGCCACATCATTGACCTGATTGTGGCGCTCGTAAACCCGCAACCGAAGCACCGGATCTGCGACCCGGCCTGCGGCACAGCGGGCTTTCTCATCTCGGCCTTTACGCACATCTTGCGCCAGCACACGAAACCGGCGGACCTGAAGCAGGGCCTAGTGGACGGCGGGCTCCTCAAGGCCGCGCAGTGGAAGTTCCTCGAAGAACAGGCCTTCACCGGCTTTGACAACGACGCGAATATGGTGAAGATCGCCATCTTGAACCTCTACCTCCACCAGTTGGAGAAAGCGCGCGTCTCCATGCTGAACCCGCTTACCACTGGCTTCGGCGGCGCCTATCCGGGCCAGCAGTTCGACATCATTCTTGCCAACCCGCCCTTCGCCGGAAAGGTGCAGGACGAAAGCATCCTGGCCGACCTCAACTACAAGCTGAATACCCGTTCGACGGAACTGCTGTTTCTCAAATGGTTCATCGACCATCTCGCGCCCGGCGGGCGCGCGGGCGTCATCGTGCCCAATGGGGTACTCTTCGGCTCCACCAACGCCGCCACCAGCCTGCGCGAGCTGCTCCTGACCGAGTGCGACCTGCAAGCGGTGATCAATCTGCCGAGCGGCGTGTTCAAGCCCTATTCCGGCGTCGGCACCGCCGCGCTGATCTTTGAGAAGGGCAAGAAGACAGAGAGTGTCTGGTTCTACGACCTCACCGCCGACGGCTACAGCCTGGACGACAAGCGCACGCCAATCGAGGCCAACGACATTCCCGACACACTGGCGAAATGGCCGAACCGTGAAGAAGGGCCGAACAGTTACCGGGTGCCGGTTCAGAAGATTCGGGAGCACGACTGGAGTCTCGCCGCAGGCCGCTATAAACCTGTCACAGCAAAAGCCGTCAACCATGACAAGCCTGCTGACATTCTCGGCGAGGTGCTTGAGCTTGAGAGTGAAATCGTCAAGCGCGGCAACGCTCTGCTTGGCCAAATCGGTAGAAAGAAATGAGCGGCTGGATTGCCAAACCGTTGGCTGATGCCTGCGAGAGAATAACAGATGGTTCTCATCGCACGCCGCCGTTCACAGAGGAAGGTTATCCATTCGCTACAGTGGCGCACGTGGATGACAATGGCATAATCGATCTTGCATCATGCAAGCGAATCTCACCCTCAGACTTTGAGGAGCTTAGACGAAACGACTGCCGTCCTTTGCCAGGTGATGTCCTCTTTTCCAAAGATGGTACGGTTGGCAAAGTGGCAGTTATTGATTTCGACGCCGACTTCGTTGTTCTTTCATCGCTGGCAATCCTTCGTCCAAAGCAAGATGTATTGAATCAACGATTTCTCGCTTATGCTTTGCGCTCCGAGGCCGTGCTTGGAGACGCCATCAACCGGAAATCTGGTTCGGCTATACGAAGAATCGTTTTGCGAGATCTCCGCCAAGTGTGTATTCCTATTCCTCCGCTGGTGGAGCAAGAGCGGATTGTGAAGCTGCTGGACGAAGCGGACGAGTTGCGGAAGCTACGCGCCCAAGCCGACCGCCGCACCGCCGACCTGATCCCAGCCCTCTTCCACGAAATGTTTGGAGAGAATGCGAAGAAGCCACACGCCCATGCAAAGCTGGGACAAATCGCTGAAGTTGTCTCTGGTGTTGCGAAGGGCCGGAAGT is drawn from Nitrospira sp. and contains these coding sequences:
- a CDS encoding DEAD/DEAH box helicase family protein; its protein translation is MSQPEAFSRVLIDKALEFSGWDLLNPQQVQFELHTGNGRADYLLKDSLGRVLCVLEAKREGRDPYDAKEQARGYAGSLKAPFIILSNGREHWFWNYERAGQRDAYRIERLPSRDDLERARLKNLQPPRPLGSELITPEYLRQLKPGLTLRRYQIHAMDEIARHFDAQGLRKFLLEMATGTGKTLLCAALIRRFLMTRNAERVLFIVDRIELAKQTIEDFAAVLPEFKPVIYKTARRTGELLGSSVVIATIQSLLTDRRYRDEFTPFYFDLVINDEAHRSIYGDAREVVQFFQATRIGLTATPKAYLKNVDIEKLAEENPKALEARQLRDTYHYFGCKPGFPTFRYDIIDAVKDSEGPFLCLPKIFDLRSDITTKALAESGWAVVVNEKEESFKIQDLEKKIFTPARNRLMCEAFLKEAQQDPAGAIGKSIVFAVNQAHATNLTKIFNELQPGIALTITSRIPEASVLAKEFRDGKRHERIAVSVDMLSTGYNCRDVLNIGLFRPVFSPTEYIQIKGRGTRRYTFMIGHTAYEKACFYLLDFCAVAEYFEDQYNYSVPLKAPREKKSPASTDSYAQGDGGNSVAAEAQPDLPRGERPQREIPTWEGIDTLVSQEVRIVGPNGEKVDVMTFRGGYERDIKEFVAQTPALQDAVEAEDDDAIEAILNERFYHRPEMYYSPDKLIVSYGVPATTPAFVYHALGRKPLPTRDAIVTDTVDSIAARFNLRYSEQKWVDATAQLLAEDPAALRRFLAGDMTLFTASQFNQLGGVSALARFEDREQVFDALRQSTLVRQSALGGSQLPTSPPQ
- a CDS encoding restriction endonuclease subunit S encodes the protein MSGWIAKPLADACERITDGSHRTPPFTEEGYPFATVAHVDDNGIIDLASCKRISPSDFEELRRNDCRPLPGDVLFSKDGTVGKVAVIDFDADFVVLSSLAILRPKQDVLNQRFLAYALRSEAVLGDAINRKSGSAIRRIVLRDLRQVCIPIPPLVEQERIVKLLDEADELRKLRAQADRRTADLIPALFHEMFGENAKKPHAHAKLGQIAEVVSGVAKGRKFNGRLPVEVPYLRVANVQAGHLDLSEIKTIQALPEEVEELALRKGDVLLTEGGDFDKLGRGAMLEQDLPNYIHQNHVFRVRVEQSELDPVYFAKFLLTGEARRYFLGCAKRTTNLASINMTQLRALPVPLPPLFLQKEFAARVSEIRAMQAEQAASRRRLDDLFHSMLHRVFQGEL
- a CDS encoding class I SAM-dependent DNA methyltransferase, with the translated sequence MRTPPVQSDSVAAQALAAPSNFFSSGLRQKVDQLMNILWAGGVNNPMDSIEQISYLLFLRLLTEKDNVLASLDKKYVCIFSGKWAKYAWGNFVTLAGNDLFTAVRDAIEKLHELQGLTDTGKLLFSRATLKIYDRPTLRAVVQAIHGMDLSAHDGHDLKGDMYEYLLSKLSASGTNGQFRTPRHIIDLIVALVNPQPKHRICDPACGTAGFLISAFTHILRQHTKPADLKQGLVDGGLLKAAQWKFLEEQAFTGFDNDANMVKIAILNLYLHQLEKARVSMLNPLTTGFGGAYPGQQFDIILANPPFAGKVQDESILADLNYKLNTRSTELLFLKWFIDHLAPGGRAGVIVPNGVLFGSTNAATSLRELLLTECDLQAVINLPSGVFKPYSGVGTAALIFEKGKKTESVWFYDLTADGYSLDDKRTPIEANDIPDTLAKWPNREEGPNSYRVPVQKIREHDWSLAAGRYKPVTAKAVNHDKPADILGEVLELESEIVKRGNALLGQIGRKK
- a CDS encoding ATP-binding protein, with translation MVQPPPLSPPFDDKLIDEFLQWPENSQFECKRLAGKLTSVLESIVALANSEGGIIALGFEDPDKAKGRDRVYGIQENPNNWDELRRHLQSRITEPNLLPCSPVEIGCTLRDGARGSVVFLKIEKSNRIHSIVDDGTWVRLEKGNKELTANEINDLCFSRGTISVEAQLEPIEIELLDTDYWKQYAQHRRLTRPIAEALRHIGLARPDAQGTLRPSRAAVLLFAEEPSGLLSGKAAVRVFHYRGNRVQTDPHTNLLKPPRTISGPIIRQIQDATDYVVSELASGVQMGPLGFDIVQSYPVRVIKEAITNALIHRDYRLSADVHIRIFSDRIEVESPGLLVGPVTAANIGTIGTHARNPVLVNHLRDFPTPPNLDAGEGVRMMFGTMQAVGLYPPLYLTRPHVQREAVIVFLLNEHRPTAWEQVSRHIDQHGSIGNTEVRAAMETDDVLTASKQIKKWLDQGLLIILNPAVGTRARRYSKPNMPPPIQLFSSLEGKQRKGKA